In one window of Macadamia integrifolia cultivar HAES 741 chromosome 2, SCU_Mint_v3, whole genome shotgun sequence DNA:
- the LOC122090048 gene encoding disease resistance protein L6-like isoform X1 — protein MESHVGSTSYDVGSISYDVFINFRGEDTRNTFVGHLYRALKDHGIHAFIDSKDLWKGEDIGPELLRVIKVCKLSVAIFSERYAESKWCLWELDQMLGSYRTTGQTIFPIFFKVKPSDVKNQTGSFEISPQRHDKEEPQTLQRWRNALRAVGDKNGWVFEDGDDQSGLVEKVVQSAWIRLSRVPLIRVKHPIALESRVESVLSILSNTDVQFLGICGLGGIGKTTIATAVYNRISKMFSKSCFLEDVREQASQSNGIVRLQEKLIYSISRKHITICSSREGSRLIEKMLGKIDTLLILDDVGNRIQLDTLVGDLNWFGPRSRIIITTRDKSVLSGVPEYNRNI, from the exons ATGGAATCACATGTTGGATCTACAAGCTATGATGTTGGATCCATAAGCTATGATGTGTTTATCAACTTCAGAGGCGAAGACACCCGCAATACCTTCGTTGGCCACCTTTACAGAGCACTGAAGGATCATGGAATCCATGCTTTCATTGACAGCAAAGATCTGTGGAAAGGAGAAGACATTGGGCCGGAGCTTTTAAGAGTAATAAAAGTCTGCAAGCTCTCGGTAGCCATCTTCAGTGAAAGATATGCAGAAAGCAAATGGTGCCTCTGGGAGCTTGATCAGATGCTGGGATCTTATAGAACCACCGGTCAAAcaattttccccattttcttcaagGTTAAGCCATCGGACGTTAAGAACCAGACTGGAAGTTTTGAGATTTCTCCTCAGAGACATGACAAGGAGGAACCTCAAACTCTTCAGAGATGGAGGAACGCTCTGCGAGCGGTGGGAGATAAGAATGGATGGGTTTTTGAAGATGG AGATGATCAGTCGGGGTTAGTCGAGAAAGTTGTTCAAAGTGCTTGGATCCGATTGAGTAGGGTGCCCTTGATTCGTGTTAAACATCCTATTGCATTAGAATCCCGTGTAGAATCGGTATTATCTATACTATCAAATACTGATGTTCAATTTCTAGGGATATGTGGCCTTGGTGGCATTGGGAAGACAACCATTGCAACGGCTGTATACAATCGCATCTCTAAAATGTTTAGCAAGAGTTGTTTTCTTGAAGACGTTAGAGAGCAAGCATCACAATCTAATGGTATAGTTCGTTTGCAAGAGAAACTTATTTACAGTATCTCACGTAAGCATATAACGATATGCAGCTCTAGGGAAGGATCCAGATTGATAGAAAAAATGCTTGGAAAAATTGATACTCTTCTCATTCTTGATGATGTGGGCAATCGTATCCAGTTAGATACATTGGTTGGTGATCTCAATTGGTTTGGTCCTAGAAGTAGGATTATCATAACAACTAGAGATAAAAGCGTTCTAAGTGGAGTTCCTGAATATAATAGAAATATATAG
- the LOC122057725 gene encoding disease resistance protein Roq1-like, whose protein sequence is MVCDDFIVVESVCFVRSIRVVGNQFKKGKPRNPNFLTGRIPSHFPHPLGEDTRNPFIGHLYSALKDRGIHAFIDSEDLWKGEDIGELLQAIKCSNLSIAVFSESNVQSEWGLQELAQMLECHRTHNQIIFPIFFKVKTTDVKNQIGSFEISPQKYDKEVPETLQRWKDALQALGHKSGWVFKDEDQWMLVKSIVHKVSLRLNVVPLVDVKHPVALESRVESVLSLLSNAGSKDDVQFLGICGLGGIGKTTIAIAISNHSFRKFSKTCFLENIQEEASQHGIVYLQKILFEKIFGEEIKISNSREGSSLIKERIGKTDTLFILDDVSNDDQLEALVGDLNWFGPGSRIIIIIRDESILRGVPENNIHIYEPEELDVEKSLQLFSSYAFSKDQPPNDYKKLSVDMVSTTGGLPLALKILGSNLSIIKDKEVWKNRYQTLKKYPHNNVYAKLKISYDDMQDDIERTIFLDVACFFIGWKKESFLYGKLVA, encoded by the exons ATGGTCTGCGACGACTTTATCGTTGTTGAATCTGTGTGCTTTGTTCGTTCAATTAGAGTTGTTGGAAATCAGTTTAAAAAAGGGAAACCCAGAAACCCAAATTTTCTAACAGGAAGGATCCCCAGCCATTTCCCTCATCCGCT AGGCGAAGATACCCGTAATCCTTTTATTGGTCATCTTTATAGTGCTCTAAAAGATCGTGGAATTCATGctttcattgatagtgaagatcTGTGGAAAGGAGAAGATATTGGGGAGCTTCTCCAAGCAATTAAATGCTCCAATCTCTCCATTGCTGTCTTCAGTGAAAGTAATGTACAAAGCGAATGGGGCCTCCAAGAGCTTGCTCAGATGCTGGAATGTCATAGAACTCACAATCAAatcatttttcctattttcttcaaAGTTAAGACAACTGATGTTAAGAATCAGATTGGATCTTTTGAGATTTCACCTCAGAAATATGACAAAGAGGTGCCTGAAACTCTACAAAGATGGAAGGATGCTTTGCAAGCACTAGGCCATAAGAGTGGATGGGTTTTCAAGGATGA GGATCAATGGATGTTAGTGAAATCAATTGTTCACAAGGTTTCGCTCCGATTGAATGTAGTCCCGTTGGTTGATGTTAAACATCCCGTTGCATTAGAATCTCGGGTAGAATCTGTATTATCTCTACTATCAAATGCTGGTTCTAAGGATGATGTTCAGTTTCTAGGGATATGTGGCTTGGGCGGTATTGGAAAGACAACCATTGCAATAGCCATATCCAACCACAGCTTCAGAAAATTTAGTAAGACTTGTTTTCTTGAAAACATTCAAGAGGAAGCATCACAACATGGTATAGTTTATTTACAAAAGatactttttgaaaaaatatttggggaagaaataaaaatttccaaTTCTAGAGAAGGTTCGAGtttgataaaagaaagaatTGGAAAAACAGACACTCTTTTCATTCTTGATGATGTGAGCAATGATGACCAATTAGAAGCATTGGTAGGTGATCTCAATTGGTTTGGTCCTGGAAGTAggataattataataattagAGATGAGAGCATTTTACGTGGAGTTCCTGAAaataatatacatatatacgaGCCAGAAGAATTGGATGTGGAAAAGAGTCTTCAACTCTTTAGTTCATATGCTTTTTCAAAGGACCAGCCTCCCAATGATTACAAGAAACTTTCAGTTGATATGGTAAGCACCACAGGAGGGTTGCCATTAGCCTTGAAGATTTTGGGTTCTAATTTATCTATCATCAAGGACAAAGAAGTATGGAAAAATAGGTATCAGACATTGAAAAAATATCCTCATAATAATGTCTATGCAAAGTTGAAAATAAGCTATGATGATATGCAAGATGATATTGAAAGAACCATATTTCTCGATGTTGCATGCTTTTTCATAGGATGGAAGAAAGAATCTTTTCTATATGGGAAGCTTGTGGCTTAA
- the LOC122090048 gene encoding disease resistance protein L6-like isoform X3, with amino-acid sequence MESHVGSTSYDVGSISYDVFINFRGEDTRNTFVGHLYRALKDHGIHAFIDSKDLWKGEDIGPELLRVIKVCKLSVAIFSERYAESKWCLWELDQMLGSYRTTGQTIFPIFFKVKPSDVKNQTGSFEISPQRHDKEEPQTLQRWRNALRAVGDKNGWVFEDGSCCSESQREAALLLGIFYDRFILQGFGSCRCTLYSCTERCYPTFD; translated from the exons ATGGAATCACATGTTGGATCTACAAGCTATGATGTTGGATCCATAAGCTATGATGTGTTTATCAACTTCAGAGGCGAAGACACCCGCAATACCTTCGTTGGCCACCTTTACAGAGCACTGAAGGATCATGGAATCCATGCTTTCATTGACAGCAAAGATCTGTGGAAAGGAGAAGACATTGGGCCGGAGCTTTTAAGAGTAATAAAAGTCTGCAAGCTCTCGGTAGCCATCTTCAGTGAAAGATATGCAGAAAGCAAATGGTGCCTCTGGGAGCTTGATCAGATGCTGGGATCTTATAGAACCACCGGTCAAAcaattttccccattttcttcaagGTTAAGCCATCGGACGTTAAGAACCAGACTGGAAGTTTTGAGATTTCTCCTCAGAGACATGACAAGGAGGAACCTCAAACTCTTCAGAGATGGAGGAACGCTCTGCGAGCGGTGGGAGATAAGAATGGATGGGTTTTTGAAGATGG CTCCTGCTGTTCGGAGAGCCAAAGGGAAGCAGCTTTGTTACTTGGGATTTTCTACGACAGATTCATTTTGCAAGGATTCG GTTCTTGCAGGTGCACATTGTACAGTTGTACAGAGAGGTGTTATCCGACCTTTGATTGA
- the LOC122090048 gene encoding disease resistance protein L6-like isoform X2, protein MESHVGSTSYDVGSISYDVFINFRGEDTRNTFVGHLYRALKDHGIHAFIDSKDLWKGEDIGPELLRVIKVCKLSVAIFSERYAESKWCLWELDQMLGSYRTTGQTIFPIFFKVKPSDVKNQTGSFEISPQRHDKEEPQTLQRWRNALRAVGDKNGWVFEDGSCCSESQREAALLLGIFYDRFILQGFGAHCTVVQRGVIRPLIEILQSPDLQLRELSAFAMGRLTQINVFFHFLVWSCSNQIDKIDVRRHLFWKSYVANLSFHIFFGS, encoded by the exons ATGGAATCACATGTTGGATCTACAAGCTATGATGTTGGATCCATAAGCTATGATGTGTTTATCAACTTCAGAGGCGAAGACACCCGCAATACCTTCGTTGGCCACCTTTACAGAGCACTGAAGGATCATGGAATCCATGCTTTCATTGACAGCAAAGATCTGTGGAAAGGAGAAGACATTGGGCCGGAGCTTTTAAGAGTAATAAAAGTCTGCAAGCTCTCGGTAGCCATCTTCAGTGAAAGATATGCAGAAAGCAAATGGTGCCTCTGGGAGCTTGATCAGATGCTGGGATCTTATAGAACCACCGGTCAAAcaattttccccattttcttcaagGTTAAGCCATCGGACGTTAAGAACCAGACTGGAAGTTTTGAGATTTCTCCTCAGAGACATGACAAGGAGGAACCTCAAACTCTTCAGAGATGGAGGAACGCTCTGCGAGCGGTGGGAGATAAGAATGGATGGGTTTTTGAAGATGG CTCCTGCTGTTCGGAGAGCCAAAGGGAAGCAGCTTTGTTACTTGGGATTTTCTACGACAGATTCATTTTGCAAGGATTCG GTGCACATTGTACAGTTGTACAGAGAGGTGTTATCCGACCTTTGATTGAGATACTCCAGTCTCCAGATTTACAACTTAGGGAACTGTCAGCCTTTGCAATGGGGAGATTGACCCAGATTAatgttttttttcatttcttggttTGGTCTTGTTCAAATCAGATTGATAAAATTGATGTTAGAAGACATTTGTTTTGGAAATCATATGTGGCTAatctttcttttcatatttttttcggAAGTTGA